In one window of Tubulanus polymorphus chromosome 3, tnTubPoly1.2, whole genome shotgun sequence DNA:
- the LOC141901170 gene encoding uncharacterized protein LOC141901170 isoform X1: MESMKTNLELFVEYVGDLEAEDCRGYICDYRELKLFSAELRQDERNFPCRCGKLEENQYKNRFRDIIPFDNTRVILKPYKNQPNTDYINASCIKGMSSNMGYIAAQGPLPNTIGDFWRMIWQYKVNILIMAGKEEEIVDGKVKKKCERYWPEGDEMLVFADITITLKNAEWPSQHYAVRTLSMKLDGEVRELIQFHFISWPDKKAPDSLVTLVDMLANVSNLRIPGVPILVHCSAGCGRTGTIITIDYAKNLLDNNMIDDDFTIYDMVRSLREQRPAMVQTLEQYILVHRTVNVMFKNELKLMENFGLADQVSEDEEDPYVDVKNLKSAISCVEDPYVNTPFVQATEFSNDTSSPPPKPPRLSDSTDPIEKPDVLRTAKLFESNDTQISALQKKSLAFEEKTSKKRPSATPGCNIFSTCAQANESEHEAIRATAEKQRFMISDPIPQGKCKNVSVVNNKTEPKPKRASNDSLKDTETNVVKDSVKPSLPVKPKSDVENLRPLPPLTVKPKSFGSKGNDSSNRETVGSVKSLGEIISKNLGSSLPRANNSKEYPDPVTGFSDELIERSKVFTRNTGDAAADNANRSLSINQPQHGSDNNSIDPIPPPPPKVITSSRRNLPPPPPAPPLKKSQSNSLERQQKQDSLSSPLKSHTLNRSASAEEAARKGQSNSLDRQNKKLTFDRKLSEPGITPINQKLNKRPAGELISHHLTALLSPFPPPPPPPPPQPKDQPLANKSRIFDDKPVEYSYATARTGEPHMQVTSPSESSTGYFHTKSTPQLQDEDGDGYFEVKMLSNRIISDYSKDVTTHCIKPPSNDNKPNVTQEDDISIYSRERFSGNKSAPSTTADGNSIYATVTIANFQNKGEPDRFAFGVRIGYPNRLDARPSGGRPCPDHSMINWLC; encoded by the exons ATGGAGTCAATGAAGACGAATCTAGAGTTGTTCGTGGAATATGTCGGAGATTTGGAAGCCGAAGATTGTCGGGGATATATCTGCGACTACAGG GAATTGAAGTTATTCAGCGCTGAACTTCGACAAGACGAACGTAATTTTCCGTGTAGATGCGGCAAACTAGAAGAAAACCAGTACAAGAACAGATTCAGGGATATCATTCCTT TTGATAACACTAGAGTCATTTTAAAACCGTACAAAAACCAACCGAATACAGATTACATCAACGCCAGTTGTATCAAG GGTATGTCTAGCAATATGGGGTACATAGCAGCACAGGGGCCTCTACCTAATACTATTGGTGATTTCTGGCGTATGATCTGGCAGTATAAAGTCAACATCCTGATCATGGCTGGAAAAGAAGAGGAGATCGTAGATGGAAAAGTTAAG AAAAAATGTGAACGTTATTGGCCCGAGGGTGACGAAATGTTAGTATTTGCTGACATAACGATAACGCTG AAAAATGCCGAATGGCCTAGTCAGCATTACGCAGTGCGGACACTGAGTATGAAATTAGACGGCGAAGTCAGAGAATTAATTcaattccatttcatcagctGGCCTGATAAGAAGGCACCGGATTCACTAGTAACGCTTGTAGATATGCTGGCCAACGTATCAAATCTCCGGATTCCCGGTGTTCCAATCTTAGTTCATTGCAG TGCTGGGTGTGGCAGAACAGGAACCATAATAACAATCGACTACGCCAAGAATTTGTTAGATAACAAC atgattgaCGATGACTTCACTATTTACGACATGGTTAGGTCGTTGCGGGAACAAAGACCAGCCATGGTTCAAACTCTG GAGCAGTATATTCTTGTGCATCGAACGGTTAATGTAATGTTTAAAAACGAGTTAAAACTGATGGAGAACTTCGGTTTGGCAGATCAAGTTTCTGAAGATGAGGAAGACCCCTACGTCGATGTCAAGAACTTAAAATCTGCAATTTCATGCGTCG AAGACCCGTATGTAAATACTCCGTTTGTACAAGCAACTGAATTTTCCAACGATAcatcatcaccaccacctAAACCCCCAAGACTCAGCGATTCTACAGACCCCATAGAAAAACCAGACGTTTTACGAACGGCAAAATTATTCGAATCAAACGACACGCAAATCTCAGCATTGCAGAAAAAAAGTCTAGCTTTTGAAGAAAAGACTTCAAAGAAAAGGCCATCTGCGACGCCAGGTTGTAACATATTTTCAACCTGCGCCCAAGCTAATGAAAGTGAGCACGAAGCAATTCGGGCCACGGCAGAGAAACAACGCTTTATGATTTCTGATCCGATTCCACAAGGCAAATGTAAGAATGTCTCCGTAGTCAACAACAAAACCGAACCGAAGCCTAAAAGGGCGAGCAATGATAGTTTGAAAGATACAGAAACGAACGTCGTAAAGGACAGCGTAAAGCCATCACTTCCTGTGAAGCCGAAAAGTGACGTTGAAAACCTTCGACCACTGCCCCCATTAACCGTTAAACCAAAAAGCTTTGGTAGCAAGGGTAACGACAGTTCGAATAGGGAAACAGTTGGATCCGTAAAATCACTTGGGGAAATTATCAGCAAAAATCTGGGGAGTAGTCTGCCCAGAGCTAATAATTCAAAGGAATATCCGGATCCAGTGACGGGTTTTAGTGATGAACTTATCGAAAGGAGTAAGGTTTTTACAAGAAACACAGGTGATGCTGCAGCCGATAATGCGAATCGATCATTATCTATCAATCAACCACAGCATGGATCCGATAACAATTCAATCGACCCGATACCTCCACCACCGCCAAAGGTTATCACTAGCTCGAGGCGAAACCTCCCACCTCCTCCTCCCGCCCCACCATTAAAGAAAAGTCAAAGCAATTCCCTCGAAAGGCAACAGAAACAGGATTCGTTATCATCTCCACTGAAGAGCCACACTCTCAACAGAAGTGCATCGGCAGAGGAAGCAGCAAGGAAGGGACAATCTAATTCCCTGGatagacaaaacaaaaaactgaCTTTTGATAGAAAACTGAGTGAGCCTGGCATTACACCGATAAATCAAAAGCTTAACAAGCGCCCCGCGGGTGAATTGATCTCGCATCATCTGACGGCTTTGCTATCTCCTTTCCCTCCTCCTCCTCCCCCTCCTCCACCTCAACCGAAAGACCAGCCCTTAGCAAATAAAAGTCGTatctttgatgataaaccCGTGGAGTATTCATACGCGACAGCCCGAACTGGAGAGCCACACATGCAAGTCACCAGTCCTAGCGAAAGTTCAACGGGGTACTTCCATACTAAATCAACCCCTCAACTACAAGATGAAGATGGTGACGGATATTTTGAAGTCAAGATGCTCAGCAACcgaattatttctgattatTCGAAAGACGTTACAACACATTGCATCAAACCCCCATCTAATGACAACAAACCTAACGTAACCCAAGAAGATGATATTTCGATATATTCGAGGGAAAGATTTTCGGGAAATAAAAGTGCCCCAAGCACGACTGCAGATGGAAATAGTATCTACGCCACAGTAACGATCGCTAATTTCCAAA ataaaGGAGAACCGGATCGCTTCGCTTTTGGAGTAAGAATAG
- the LOC141901170 gene encoding uncharacterized protein LOC141901170 isoform X2, which produces MESMKTNLELFVEYVGDLEAEDCRGYICDYRELKLFSAELRQDERNFPCRCGKLEENQYKNRFRDIIPFDNTRVILKPYKNQPNTDYINASCIKGMSSNMGYIAAQGPLPNTIGDFWRMIWQYKVNILIMAGKEEEIVDGKVKKKCERYWPEGDEMLVFADITITLKNAEWPSQHYAVRTLSMKLDGEVRELIQFHFISWPDKKAPDSLVTLVDMLANVSNLRIPGVPILVHCSAGCGRTGTIITIDYAKNLLDNNMIDDDFTIYDMVRSLREQRPAMVQTLEQYILVHRTVNVMFKNELKLMENFGLADQVSEDEEDPYVDVKNLKSAISCVDPYVNTPFVQATEFSNDTSSPPPKPPRLSDSTDPIEKPDVLRTAKLFESNDTQISALQKKSLAFEEKTSKKRPSATPGCNIFSTCAQANESEHEAIRATAEKQRFMISDPIPQGKCKNVSVVNNKTEPKPKRASNDSLKDTETNVVKDSVKPSLPVKPKSDVENLRPLPPLTVKPKSFGSKGNDSSNRETVGSVKSLGEIISKNLGSSLPRANNSKEYPDPVTGFSDELIERSKVFTRNTGDAAADNANRSLSINQPQHGSDNNSIDPIPPPPPKVITSSRRNLPPPPPAPPLKKSQSNSLERQQKQDSLSSPLKSHTLNRSASAEEAARKGQSNSLDRQNKKLTFDRKLSEPGITPINQKLNKRPAGELISHHLTALLSPFPPPPPPPPPQPKDQPLANKSRIFDDKPVEYSYATARTGEPHMQVTSPSESSTGYFHTKSTPQLQDEDGDGYFEVKMLSNRIISDYSKDVTTHCIKPPSNDNKPNVTQEDDISIYSRERFSGNKSAPSTTADGNSIYATVTIANFQNKGEPDRFAFGVRIGYPNRLDARPSGGRPCPDHSMINWLC; this is translated from the exons ATGGAGTCAATGAAGACGAATCTAGAGTTGTTCGTGGAATATGTCGGAGATTTGGAAGCCGAAGATTGTCGGGGATATATCTGCGACTACAGG GAATTGAAGTTATTCAGCGCTGAACTTCGACAAGACGAACGTAATTTTCCGTGTAGATGCGGCAAACTAGAAGAAAACCAGTACAAGAACAGATTCAGGGATATCATTCCTT TTGATAACACTAGAGTCATTTTAAAACCGTACAAAAACCAACCGAATACAGATTACATCAACGCCAGTTGTATCAAG GGTATGTCTAGCAATATGGGGTACATAGCAGCACAGGGGCCTCTACCTAATACTATTGGTGATTTCTGGCGTATGATCTGGCAGTATAAAGTCAACATCCTGATCATGGCTGGAAAAGAAGAGGAGATCGTAGATGGAAAAGTTAAG AAAAAATGTGAACGTTATTGGCCCGAGGGTGACGAAATGTTAGTATTTGCTGACATAACGATAACGCTG AAAAATGCCGAATGGCCTAGTCAGCATTACGCAGTGCGGACACTGAGTATGAAATTAGACGGCGAAGTCAGAGAATTAATTcaattccatttcatcagctGGCCTGATAAGAAGGCACCGGATTCACTAGTAACGCTTGTAGATATGCTGGCCAACGTATCAAATCTCCGGATTCCCGGTGTTCCAATCTTAGTTCATTGCAG TGCTGGGTGTGGCAGAACAGGAACCATAATAACAATCGACTACGCCAAGAATTTGTTAGATAACAAC atgattgaCGATGACTTCACTATTTACGACATGGTTAGGTCGTTGCGGGAACAAAGACCAGCCATGGTTCAAACTCTG GAGCAGTATATTCTTGTGCATCGAACGGTTAATGTAATGTTTAAAAACGAGTTAAAACTGATGGAGAACTTCGGTTTGGCAGATCAAGTTTCTGAAGATGAGGAAGACCCCTACGTCGATGTCAAGAACTTAAAATCTGCAATTTCATGCGTCG ACCCGTATGTAAATACTCCGTTTGTACAAGCAACTGAATTTTCCAACGATAcatcatcaccaccacctAAACCCCCAAGACTCAGCGATTCTACAGACCCCATAGAAAAACCAGACGTTTTACGAACGGCAAAATTATTCGAATCAAACGACACGCAAATCTCAGCATTGCAGAAAAAAAGTCTAGCTTTTGAAGAAAAGACTTCAAAGAAAAGGCCATCTGCGACGCCAGGTTGTAACATATTTTCAACCTGCGCCCAAGCTAATGAAAGTGAGCACGAAGCAATTCGGGCCACGGCAGAGAAACAACGCTTTATGATTTCTGATCCGATTCCACAAGGCAAATGTAAGAATGTCTCCGTAGTCAACAACAAAACCGAACCGAAGCCTAAAAGGGCGAGCAATGATAGTTTGAAAGATACAGAAACGAACGTCGTAAAGGACAGCGTAAAGCCATCACTTCCTGTGAAGCCGAAAAGTGACGTTGAAAACCTTCGACCACTGCCCCCATTAACCGTTAAACCAAAAAGCTTTGGTAGCAAGGGTAACGACAGTTCGAATAGGGAAACAGTTGGATCCGTAAAATCACTTGGGGAAATTATCAGCAAAAATCTGGGGAGTAGTCTGCCCAGAGCTAATAATTCAAAGGAATATCCGGATCCAGTGACGGGTTTTAGTGATGAACTTATCGAAAGGAGTAAGGTTTTTACAAGAAACACAGGTGATGCTGCAGCCGATAATGCGAATCGATCATTATCTATCAATCAACCACAGCATGGATCCGATAACAATTCAATCGACCCGATACCTCCACCACCGCCAAAGGTTATCACTAGCTCGAGGCGAAACCTCCCACCTCCTCCTCCCGCCCCACCATTAAAGAAAAGTCAAAGCAATTCCCTCGAAAGGCAACAGAAACAGGATTCGTTATCATCTCCACTGAAGAGCCACACTCTCAACAGAAGTGCATCGGCAGAGGAAGCAGCAAGGAAGGGACAATCTAATTCCCTGGatagacaaaacaaaaaactgaCTTTTGATAGAAAACTGAGTGAGCCTGGCATTACACCGATAAATCAAAAGCTTAACAAGCGCCCCGCGGGTGAATTGATCTCGCATCATCTGACGGCTTTGCTATCTCCTTTCCCTCCTCCTCCTCCCCCTCCTCCACCTCAACCGAAAGACCAGCCCTTAGCAAATAAAAGTCGTatctttgatgataaaccCGTGGAGTATTCATACGCGACAGCCCGAACTGGAGAGCCACACATGCAAGTCACCAGTCCTAGCGAAAGTTCAACGGGGTACTTCCATACTAAATCAACCCCTCAACTACAAGATGAAGATGGTGACGGATATTTTGAAGTCAAGATGCTCAGCAACcgaattatttctgattatTCGAAAGACGTTACAACACATTGCATCAAACCCCCATCTAATGACAACAAACCTAACGTAACCCAAGAAGATGATATTTCGATATATTCGAGGGAAAGATTTTCGGGAAATAAAAGTGCCCCAAGCACGACTGCAGATGGAAATAGTATCTACGCCACAGTAACGATCGCTAATTTCCAAA ataaaGGAGAACCGGATCGCTTCGCTTTTGGAGTAAGAATAG